The genome window CGTGACACGTCGCATTTTTGTCGATTCTCATTCCCCGGCACTGGATGCCCTGCTGGAAGCCACCGAATGCCTGCGAAGCGGCGGGCTGGTGGCATTCCCCACTGAAACCGTCTATGGATTGGGCGGTAACGCCCTGGACGGCAGAGCCGTTCAACGCATCTTCGAAGCCAAAGGACGCCCGGCAAACGACCCGCTGATTGTCCATCTTCCTTCGGCAGATGCACTCCCCATGGTGGTAAAAACTATCCCGACCATCGTATCCACCCTGGCAGAGCATTTCTGGCCCGGGCCCTTGACCCTCATCCTGCCCCGCGGAGACAACGTACCTCTTTCTGTCACTGCCGGGCTGGATACTGTAGCCGTGCGTGTGCCATCTCATCCGGTGGCGCAGGCACTGTTGCAAATGAGCGGGTTAGCCATTGCCGCTCCTTCGGCAAACCGCTTTGGCGGCGTCAGCCCCACCAGTGCCGAGCACGTCCTGCGCGATCTGGAAGGGCGCATCGAGATGGTACTGGATGGCGGCTCCACTCCTATCGGCGTGGAATCGACCGTGCTGGATATCACTGCTCCCATCCCTCGCATCCTGCGTCCGGGGGGAATTTCCCGCGAAGCGCTCGAAGCGGTTTTGGGACGGGTGGAATTACTGGAAAGAAAAGCCTCTCAGGAAGAAGCCCAAGCCTCGCCGGGCTTACTGGATAAGCATTACGCTCCTCATCATGCCCGCCTCATCCTGCTGGAAATTCCCCAAACGCAAGAGTTATGGGAAGAATTTACCCATCAGGTCGCTCAAGCAAAGAAAGAGGGCTTACGGGTGGGAGCGCTTGTGGCGGATGAAGACCTGACCTATCTGGATGCTCATTTTCCTGCACTGGCTCGGCTGGCGCTGGGCTCGCTGAGCGATCTGGCGGCGGTAGCCCGCAACCTGTATGCGGGGATGCGCGCCATGGATGAAGCCGGAATCGATATTTTGCTGGTACGCGATTTTGGCACCGGTGGTTTAGGGCTTGCAATCCGCGATCGGCTGTACCGCGCCGCCAGTCAAATCATCCGCCGCGCTCAAAACGGCGCTTGACAGACTCCTTATTCATCAGTATAATTCCCCTTCGCCCCGGGCAGGTCTCTGGCTGGGGTAAAAATCTGTTTCCCCAACTTCCCCTTGGGTCGGCGGGAGAAAGACAACAACGCGGATACCAAGGCGAAGTGAAGATTGAGGAGTGTGTATGAAGTACGCAATTGTTGAATCGGGCGGCAAACAGTACAAAGCCGTCGAAGGTGACACGATTGAAGTGGACCTGCTCAAGGTTGAACCCGGGCAGTCGGTCAAACTGGATCGTGTCCTGTTGCTCGTAGATGGCGAGCAGGTGTCGGTGGGTGCGCCGGTGGTGAAAGGCGCAGCGGTGAATGCAACCGTGGTCGAGCACTTCAAGGGACCCAAACTGATCAACTTCCATTATCGCCCCAAGAAGCGCATTCGCGTCAAGACGGGTCACCGCCAAACGTATACCCGTTTGCTGGTAAATTCGATTGAAGCGGAGTAAGAGATATGGCGCACAAGAAAGGTGGCGGCTCCAGCCGCAATGGACGTGACAGCAATTCCCAACGCCTCGGCGTGAAACGCTATGCGGGGCAGAAAGTGCTCTCGGGCAATATTCTGGTTCGCCAGCGCGGTACCCGCATTAAACCGGGGCTGAATGTGAAGGTTGGCAAAGACGATACCCTCTTCGCAGTGGCTGATGGGATCGTCGTCTACAAAACCCTGCCCAACGGGCGCAAGATGGTTTCGGTTATCCCCGAACCGGAAGCCCCTGTGACTGAGTAAAATTATTACCTCGCATCCGGCACCGTCCCGCTTTTCCGGTGAAAGAAAGACGGATTGCCGGTCGAAAGGAAAAGAGCATGAAGAAAGACATTCATCCTACGTACTACCCCGACGCACAGGTCATTTGCGCTTGCGGCAATACCTGGACGACCGGCTCAACCAAGAAAGTGATCCGCACCGAAATTTGCTCCAAGTGCCACCCCTTCTACACGGGTGAGCAGACCCGCATTGTGGATACTGAAGGACAGGTTGATCGCTTCTACCGCAAACTGCAGGCGCGCCAATCCTTTGCAGAGCAGAAAAAAGCCCGCGAAGAAGCGCGCACTTCACTGGAACGACCCATTGCCTCGCTTAACCTGGGCACCCGCCCCACAGAAGCGCTGGCAAAGGCTGGCATCACCACCGTCGGGCAGGTCATTGCCCTCCTGGAACAGGGCGAAGCGGCTCTGCTCAATGTTGAAGGTTTTGGGCGCAAAGCGCTGATTGACTTGAAGAAAACCCTGCGCGGTCTGGGCTATCAATTGCCCGCTGCCGCAGATGAAATCGCTGTGTAGTTCCTCCTCCTTGTCTCAATGAAAGAACGTGCCCCCTTGAGGGGCATGTTCTTTTTTGGGATGAAAGGCTTTCTGTCGTTTCCGATTTCACTCCCTGCCTTCGCCCAAAGCCACCGCCATGGCTACCGCATGGGTGCGCCCATGACTGATGCTCACCGACCAGGTGGTGAGTCCCAGCAAGCGGGCTACTTCTGCGGCTCTGCCGTGGAGATACAACACCGGCGCGCCGCTGGCATCGCGGCGGATTTCGATATCCTGCCAGGAAACCGGACCGATTCCCGTCCCCAGGGCTTTGGAAACGGCTTCTTTTGCGGCAAAACGCCCGGCAAGACTGGCATACGACCCCCGCGCCAGTTCAATCTCCAGCGGGGTAAATACCCTGCGGATAAAACGCTCGCGGATGGCAGGATTGACCTGCTCCAGGCGCTGAATTTCGACAATATCCACACCGGTACGCAGAATCATTTCACTCCATGGGGGGACCCGCGCTGATAATGGCAAACCGTTCCGGGTCCAGCCAACGGCGGGCAACTTCGAGAATTTGTTCGGGGGTCACACTCTCCACCAGCGCCGGATAACGTTTATAGTAATCCAAGCCCAACTGAAAACGCTCCAGATTCAGGATGGCATGGGCAACCCCCGCATTGGACTCCAGAGAGAGCGGCAACCGTCCCAGATAGTGCGACTGACTGTCGCGCAGTTCCTCCCAACTGACCGGCTCAGCAATGAAACGGCGAATCTCCGCCAGGATGAGGTCAATGGCACGCTGGAGATTTGCCGGGTTGACCCCTGCCGTGACTTCCCAGGTGCCGGCGTCCTTCCAGGCGTTCAAACTGGTGCTGGCTTCGTAGGCTAAGCCTTCCTGTTCGCGCACCACATTGCCAATCCGCCCCATCAGCCCAAACTGCCCGAGGATGTTATTTCCCAGAGAGGCGGGCATGAAATCCGGCGAGAGGCGTGAAGGTCCCAGCGTGCCCATCACCAGTTCGGTTTGCACCTTGCCCGGGAGTGCAATATGGCTGCGCACGCTCTGAGCAAGGGGAGCAACCGCCGGAATTTCAGGAAAAGCCGGCTGAAGAGGGTTTTGCCAATCACCAAGCGTGCGCTGAACCTCTTCCAGAACCTGCTCGGCAGATACTGCCCCTACAATGACCAGGGTCATCCCGCGCGGCCCAAAGTAATGGCGGTGAAAAGCCAGTAAATCTTCGCGGGTAATCCGGGCAATGGTATGACGGGTTCCATCGGTAGGCTTGCCAAAGGGATGATTGGGGAAAAGGACTTCATCGAACATCATTTCGGCGCGGTCTGCCGGATCCTGGTCACGAATGGCGATACCGGTGAGAATTTGACGACGCAGACGCTCAATGGGCTTTTGGGGGAAGCGCGGAATACGCAAGCATTCCGCCAGCAAACTCAGCAACAGAGGGAGATCCTCTGCCAGCGCCCGACCGCCAAAGTTAATGTTATACACACTGGCGCCAAATCCCAAAGATGCCCCTGCCGACTCAAGCAAATTGAAAATCTGCTGGAAATGATGACGTTCTGTTCCACGCGTCAGCCCCAATGCAGTAAAGTGGGCTAACCCCAGTTTTTCGGGAGGGTCAAACAGTCCCCCAGCCGGTAAATAGCCGCTTAATGTAACCGAAGCGCTTTCAAAGTTGCTTCTAACCAGCACAACGATACCGTTAGGTAATTCAACACGGGTGATATCCTCCGGACCGGGCAGAGTCTGCAAAATCTCCGGACGCGCCAGGCTCATGGAGCACCTCCTGGAAGGTTTCCTTCAGGGAGATAAAATCCGACCACTCTTCCCTGGGGAGTCAACACCTGCTGGGCTACCCGCTGAACATCCATGGGGGTTACCTGACTCAGCCGATCCAGATAATGCACAAACCAGTCGTAATGATCAAACATTTCAGCATATCCCAACCAGAAAGCCTGGTTGGTGATGTTTTCGCTGCCATAGGCAAAGAGGGCACGGGCTTGCTTAATCGCACGTTGAATCTCTTTCGATGTCACTGGAGTTTCCATCAGCCTTACAATCTGCTCATCGAAGGCTCTCAGCGTCTGATCGGGGTGATATACCGGCGGAAGTGTGATGGTGATTTCAAAGAGGAAAGGATCGATGGTGGCTTGCACCCCCCCGCCAACGCCAACCGCCAGTTCTTTTTCAACCAGCGCACGGTACAACCGGCTGGTTTTGTTGGAAATTCCACCGCCGCCAAACATATTCAAACTGGCAGGTCCGGAGAGCAAACTGTCAATCACCATTAAAACGGCAAAATCAGGATGCGCCGCCGGGAGCGCCCGATAGGCTACCTGAATATAAGCCGTCTCCCCGGGACCGTGAACTTCCAGTCGTTTCTCTCCCGAAGGGGACGGTTCGACGGGAATATTACGAGGGGGAATCTCCCCCGCCGGAAGGCTTTCATACACCTCACGTACCCGCTGGAGCATCTCCTCCAGACGAAAGTCTCCAGCGATGGCAATCAGAGCATTGTTGGGGACATAATACTGACGGTAATGCTGAACCAAATCCTCGAGGGTGATCTGAAGCAAATCCTCGCGGTTGCCAATCACCTCGTTGCGATACGGGTGATGCTGAAAACTGGCTTGCTGAACAGCGCGTCCCAACTGGAAAAGCGGCTCATTTTCATTGCCCTCCAGTTCAGAGAGGATGACCGTACGCTCGGCTTCCACCATGGCAGGGTCAAAAACGCTGTTGATCATCCGATCGGCTTCCAGTTCCAGCGCCAGCCCAATGCGATCGGCGGGGAGCGTTTCATAATAAGTTGTCCAGTCCAGATAGGTAAAGGCATTCCACACTCCACCTTCCCGCGAGATGGCTTTATCCAGCACAGAGGGCGGAAAACGGGGCGTCCCTTTGAATTGTAAATGCTCCACCCAGTGAGACAATCCCGTCTTCCCGGGCACTTCATTTCGAGAACCCACCCGATACCAGACCCAGTGACTGATGAGCGGGGCAGTGTGAATCTCTTTCAGATGCACCGTCAAGCCGTTGGCGAGCTTTGTGAACAGAGTCGGTGAGTCCATGTGACCTTTTGTAAGGTGAATCATCGAAAGAGTGAATCGCACAGCGAGCCTGCGGCGGAGCGGCAGAGCAGTTCACCCCAGGAATCCGGCAGGTCGTCGAGCATCTTGTAGTACGGACGCACCACTTCCTGTAAGCCTACAAAAGGCTGGTGCAATTCCGTCTGGCTGAGCGGAATGTCCACCTGCACGTTAAGGTTGACAGGAATCATCTGATCAACCGGCACGTCCAGGTTAAGCGCCACGGGCAAA of Anaerolinea thermophila UNI-1 contains these proteins:
- a CDS encoding L-threonylcarbamoyladenylate synthase, with translation MTRRIFVDSHSPALDALLEATECLRSGGLVAFPTETVYGLGGNALDGRAVQRIFEAKGRPANDPLIVHLPSADALPMVVKTIPTIVSTLAEHFWPGPLTLILPRGDNVPLSVTAGLDTVAVRVPSHPVAQALLQMSGLAIAAPSANRFGGVSPTSAEHVLRDLEGRIEMVLDGGSTPIGVESTVLDITAPIPRILRPGGISREALEAVLGRVELLERKASQEEAQASPGLLDKHYAPHHARLILLEIPQTQELWEEFTHQVAQAKKEGLRVGALVADEDLTYLDAHFPALARLALGSLSDLAAVARNLYAGMRAMDEAGIDILLVRDFGTGGLGLAIRDRLYRAASQIIRRAQNGA
- the rplU gene encoding 50S ribosomal protein L21; the encoded protein is MKYAIVESGGKQYKAVEGDTIEVDLLKVEPGQSVKLDRVLLLVDGEQVSVGAPVVKGAAVNATVVEHFKGPKLINFHYRPKKRIRVKTGHRQTYTRLLVNSIEAE
- the rpmA gene encoding 50S ribosomal protein L27, encoding MAHKKGGGSSRNGRDSNSQRLGVKRYAGQKVLSGNILVRQRGTRIKPGLNVKVGKDDTLFAVADGIVVYKTLPNGRKMVSVIPEPEAPVTE
- a CDS encoding DNA-directed RNA polymerase subunit alpha C-terminal domain-containing protein — protein: MQARQSFAEQKKAREEARTSLERPIASLNLGTRPTEALAKAGITTVGQVIALLEQGEAALLNVEGFGRKALIDLKKTLRGLGYQLPAAADEIAV
- the acpS gene encoding holo-ACP synthase translates to MILRTGVDIVEIQRLEQVNPAIRERFIRRVFTPLEIELARGSYASLAGRFAAKEAVSKALGTGIGPVSWQDIEIRRDASGAPVLYLHGRAAEVARLLGLTTWSVSISHGRTHAVAMAVALGEGRE
- a CDS encoding M16 family metallopeptidase gives rise to the protein MSLARPEILQTLPGPEDITRVELPNGIVVLVRSNFESASVTLSGYLPAGGLFDPPEKLGLAHFTALGLTRGTERHHFQQIFNLLESAGASLGFGASVYNINFGGRALAEDLPLLLSLLAECLRIPRFPQKPIERLRRQILTGIAIRDQDPADRAEMMFDEVLFPNHPFGKPTDGTRHTIARITREDLLAFHRHYFGPRGMTLVIVGAVSAEQVLEEVQRTLGDWQNPLQPAFPEIPAVAPLAQSVRSHIALPGKVQTELVMGTLGPSRLSPDFMPASLGNNILGQFGLMGRIGNVVREQEGLAYEASTSLNAWKDAGTWEVTAGVNPANLQRAIDLILAEIRRFIAEPVSWEELRDSQSHYLGRLPLSLESNAGVAHAILNLERFQLGLDYYKRYPALVESVTPEQILEVARRWLDPERFAIISAGPPME
- a CDS encoding M16 family metallopeptidase is translated as MDSPTLFTKLANGLTVHLKEIHTAPLISHWVWYRVGSRNEVPGKTGLSHWVEHLQFKGTPRFPPSVLDKAISREGGVWNAFTYLDWTTYYETLPADRIGLALELEADRMINSVFDPAMVEAERTVILSELEGNENEPLFQLGRAVQQASFQHHPYRNEVIGNREDLLQITLEDLVQHYRQYYVPNNALIAIAGDFRLEEMLQRVREVYESLPAGEIPPRNIPVEPSPSGEKRLEVHGPGETAYIQVAYRALPAAHPDFAVLMVIDSLLSGPASLNMFGGGGISNKTSRLYRALVEKELAVGVGGGVQATIDPFLFEITITLPPVYHPDQTLRAFDEQIVRLMETPVTSKEIQRAIKQARALFAYGSENITNQAFWLGYAEMFDHYDWFVHYLDRLSQVTPMDVQRVAQQVLTPQGRVVGFYLPEGNLPGGAP